A genome region from Triticum aestivum cultivar Chinese Spring chromosome 2B, IWGSC CS RefSeq v2.1, whole genome shotgun sequence includes the following:
- the LOC123039311 gene encoding ethylene-responsive transcription factor 11-like, with product RHCRRATVPPHHRETWGYRGVRARPSGGFSAETRFRGMRLSLGNFDTTNEAAHAYDAVAWRLRWPHRTLNFPNVPTQERVQELAPLSRFSTDEDRRDNQRREHCLGIAEMDEEAMVLWHQHFPRDIINAREFYVQRRAERDKRRVEQAAYSEEKRRREADAQFNMRLGAASPWESNDNRYLHAYTQTSEEDITEEELDNKE from the coding sequence cgccactGCCGCCGCGCCACCGTGCCGCCGCatcaccgggaaacttggggataccgcggcgtccgcgcgcgcccctccggcggcttctccgctgagacccggttccgcgggatgcgcctcagcCTCGGTAATTTCGACACCACCAATGAGGCCGCCCACGCATACGATGCGGTGGCGTGGCGCcttcggtggcctcatagaacattgaacttccccaacgtgccgacgcaggAGCGggtgcaggagctcgcgcctctgtcgCGGTTTAGCACCGATGAGGATCGTCGTGACAACCAAAGGCGGGAGCactgtctcggcatcgccgagatggacgaggaagccatggtgttgTGGCACCAACACTTCCCACGGGACATCATCAATGCGCGCgagttctacgtgcaaaggagggcggagagggataagaggagggtggAGCAAGCTGCCTATAGCGAAGAGAAGCGTAGGCGAGAAGCggatgctcaattcaacatgaggctaggagcagcatcTCCCTGGGAATCCAACGacaatcggtatcttcacgcctacactCAGACGTCAGAGGAGGACATCACTGAGGAGGAGTTGGACAacaaggagtag